Proteins encoded within one genomic window of Microbacterium soli:
- a CDS encoding lipoyl protein ligase domain-containing protein yields MHGEYKVPGGKLVVVDLEVQDGLIRDFRLAGDFFLEPDTALEAINAAIEGMPVEADASTIAAAVRTALPEGAQLLGFSPDSVGTVVRRALVTAPGWRDFDWEIVHEKAVSPRMNLALDEVLTSRVGEGRRRPTLRIWEWDESAVVIGSFQSYRNEVDPEGAARHGFDVVRRISGGGAMMMAAGQIITYSLYVPASLVQGMTFADSYAFLDDWVLQALRSIGIEATYQPLNDIASPTGKIGGAAQKRLANGGVLHHATISYDIDGQVMTEVLRIGREKLSDKGTTSAAKRVDPLRTQTGMERSEIISRFIATFRALTGAEDGRITPDEYADAEALVESKFATDAWLHRVP; encoded by the coding sequence GTGCATGGTGAGTACAAGGTTCCCGGTGGAAAGCTCGTCGTCGTCGATCTCGAGGTGCAGGACGGCCTGATCCGCGACTTCCGACTGGCCGGAGACTTCTTCCTCGAGCCGGACACGGCGCTGGAGGCCATCAACGCCGCCATCGAGGGCATGCCCGTCGAGGCCGATGCCTCCACCATCGCCGCAGCCGTGCGCACCGCGCTGCCCGAGGGCGCGCAGCTCCTGGGCTTCTCGCCGGACTCCGTCGGAACCGTCGTGCGACGCGCCCTGGTGACCGCGCCGGGGTGGCGCGATTTCGACTGGGAGATCGTGCACGAGAAGGCCGTGTCACCGCGCATGAATCTCGCGCTCGACGAGGTGCTCACCTCGCGCGTGGGCGAGGGGCGTCGCCGCCCCACTCTGCGCATCTGGGAGTGGGACGAGTCGGCCGTCGTGATCGGCTCCTTCCAGTCGTACCGCAATGAGGTCGACCCGGAGGGCGCCGCCAGGCACGGCTTCGACGTCGTGCGCAGGATCTCCGGCGGCGGGGCCATGATGATGGCCGCGGGTCAGATCATCACATACTCGCTGTATGTCCCGGCATCCCTCGTGCAGGGCATGACGTTCGCCGATTCCTACGCATTCCTGGATGACTGGGTGCTCCAGGCGCTGCGTTCGATCGGCATCGAAGCGACCTATCAGCCGCTCAACGACATCGCCTCGCCCACCGGCAAGATCGGCGGCGCCGCCCAGAAGCGGCTCGCCAACGGCGGCGTGCTCCACCACGCCACGATCTCGTACGACATCGACGGCCAGGTGATGACCGAGGTGCTGCGCATCGGCCGTGAGAAGCTCAGCGACAAGGGCACCACCTCCGCCGCCAAGCGCGTGGACCCGCTGCGCACCCAGACCGGCATGGAGCGAAGCGAGATCATCTCGCGGTTCATCGCGACCTTCCGTGCGCTGACCGGCGCGGAGGACGGACGCATCACGCCGGATGAGTACGCGGATGCCGAGGCGCTGGTGGAGTCGAAGTTCGCGACCGACGCGTGGCTGCACCGCGTGCCGTGA
- a CDS encoding site-specific DNA-methyltransferase — MAAPRAVSTSSSVEAGSVEIIEGDNLAAAATLASGSFTLVYLDPPFNTGRTQERQVVTARRAGGEAEGEVRRGFHGLAYERVRGMLRAYDDRFDDYGEFLMPRLEEAWRLLADDGTLYLHLDYREAHYAKVMLDAVFGRDAFLNELIWAYDFGAKSRRRWPTKHDTILVYVKDARAYFFDSDAVDREPYMAPGLVTPEKAARGKLPTDVWWHTIVPTSGREKTGYPTQKPEGVLRRIVQASSRPGDRVLDLFAGSGTTGAVASALGRDAVLVDSSPEAVRVMRERMPHASVRAL, encoded by the coding sequence GTGGCTGCACCGCGTGCCGTGAGCACCTCGTCGTCCGTCGAAGCCGGCTCCGTCGAGATCATCGAGGGCGACAACCTCGCGGCCGCCGCGACCCTGGCATCCGGATCCTTCACTCTCGTCTACCTGGACCCCCCGTTCAACACCGGCCGCACCCAGGAGCGGCAGGTCGTCACCGCCCGCCGAGCCGGGGGCGAGGCCGAGGGGGAGGTGCGGCGCGGCTTCCATGGGCTGGCCTACGAGCGCGTGCGCGGCATGCTGCGCGCCTACGACGACCGCTTCGACGACTACGGCGAGTTCCTCATGCCGCGGTTGGAGGAGGCCTGGCGGCTGCTGGCCGACGACGGCACGCTGTACCTGCATCTGGACTACCGCGAGGCGCACTACGCCAAGGTGATGCTGGATGCCGTGTTCGGGCGCGACGCGTTCCTCAACGAACTCATCTGGGCGTACGACTTCGGCGCCAAGTCCCGGCGGCGCTGGCCCACCAAGCACGACACGATCCTCGTGTACGTGAAGGACGCGCGTGCGTACTTCTTCGACTCGGATGCCGTGGACCGCGAGCCCTACATGGCGCCGGGCCTGGTCACCCCGGAGAAGGCCGCCCGCGGCAAGCTGCCCACCGATGTCTGGTGGCACACGATCGTGCCGACCTCCGGCCGGGAGAAGACCGGCTACCCGACGCAGAAGCCCGAGGGCGTGCTGCGCCGCATCGTGCAGGCCTCCTCGCGCCCCGGCGACCGGGTGCTGGACCTGTTCGCGGGATCGGGGACGACGGGCGCCGTGGCCTCTGCGCTCGGCCGTGACGCCGTGCTCGTCGACTCCAGTCCCGAGGCGGTGCGGGTGATGCGGGAGCGGATGCCGCACGCGAGCGTACGCGCTCTCTGA
- a CDS encoding LysR family transcriptional regulator: MFELRRLRLLHELALRGTIAEVAASLSYSPSTVSQQLSLLEREAGVALLEPDGRRVRLTPQGRMLAQHAARALQLDEAARAALAASPGWETVRLSAMPTAAETIVPAALTLLARRAPELRVELAELPPEESLFELWARRFDLVIAEQYPGHSRELRDGIEHDLIGEDPIRVVLPPWEHPLPLHELRERAWVLEPEGTAARRWAVQQCRAAGFEPDVRYEAADLTAHVRLVASGHAVGMLPDLIWNDEPSPLTVADLPGSPVREVFAAVRTASLADESVSLVRTALRDAFAAHRRRAP, encoded by the coding sequence TTGTTCGAGCTGAGACGACTCCGGCTGCTGCACGAGCTGGCACTGCGGGGCACGATCGCGGAGGTCGCCGCCTCGCTGTCGTACTCGCCGTCCACCGTGTCGCAGCAGCTGAGCCTGCTGGAGCGCGAGGCCGGAGTCGCCCTGCTGGAACCGGACGGCAGGCGGGTGCGGCTGACGCCGCAGGGACGGATGCTCGCGCAGCACGCCGCCCGAGCGCTGCAGCTCGACGAGGCCGCGCGTGCCGCGCTGGCCGCCTCACCGGGATGGGAGACCGTCCGCCTCTCGGCGATGCCGACAGCCGCCGAGACCATCGTCCCGGCGGCGCTGACGCTACTGGCACGCCGTGCGCCCGAGCTGCGCGTGGAGCTGGCGGAACTGCCCCCGGAGGAGAGCCTGTTCGAGCTGTGGGCGCGCCGCTTCGACCTCGTCATCGCCGAGCAGTACCCGGGGCATTCGCGCGAACTGCGCGACGGCATCGAGCACGACCTCATCGGTGAGGACCCCATCCGCGTCGTGCTGCCGCCCTGGGAGCATCCGCTCCCCCTCCACGAGCTGCGAGAACGCGCCTGGGTCCTGGAGCCCGAGGGGACGGCCGCACGGCGATGGGCCGTGCAGCAGTGCCGGGCGGCCGGGTTCGAGCCCGACGTCCGCTACGAGGCCGCCGACCTCACCGCGCATGTGCGGCTGGTGGCCTCCGGCCACGCTGTGGGCATGCTGCCGGACCTGATCTGGAACGACGAGCCGAGCCCGCTCACCGTCGCCGACCTGCCCGGCTCCCCCGTGCGCGAGGTCTTCGCGGCCGTGCGGACGGCCTCCCTCGCCGACGAATCGGTGTCGCTCGTGCGCACCGCTCTCCGTGACGCGTTCGCCGCGCATCGGCGCAGGGCGCCCTGA
- a CDS encoding bifunctional proline dehydrogenase/L-glutamate gamma-semialdehyde dehydrogenase, protein MTTSMRSDDAALSDLADLADDAIALVRKWLVDSREVPVDAAGARLAGVLRDPKGLDFTVGFVDGVVRPEDLKVAAAKLKELVPLTPAFLPAIMRGAIGLGGATAGMLPGIVVPSARAVLRQMVRHLIVDARDEKLGAAIKHIRDSQGVKLNINLLGEAILGKDEAVRRLEGTRRLLLRDDVDYVSIKVSSTVAPHSPWAFDQAVAEASEALRPLYEIAAKPARGPKKFINLDMEEYKDLDLTIAVFTAILDRPEFRDLEAGIVLQAYLPDALSAMMRLQEWASARVAGGGAPIKVRVVKGANLPMETADAEAHGWEPATWSSKQESDSSYKAVLEYALRPEHIGNVRIGVAGHNLFDIALAWLLASRRGVQDGVEFEMLLGMASAQAAVVKRTVGSLLLYTPVVHPDEFDVAIAYLIRRLEEGASQENFMSAVFDLDADPKLFEREKQRFLASVAGVPAEVPGPNRTQDRRQPQAPGLRDGFVNTPDTDPSLAANREWADAIRSRMRGSTLGNDTVAANTLRTAAEVDERISTGVAAGEAWRALGVAGRAEILHRAGDALQARRAELLEVMGSEAGKVIEQGDPEVSEAIDFAHYYAESAKRLADVDGAEMHPVALTVVTPPWNFPVAIPAGSTLSALASGSPVIIKPARQARRSGAVMVEALWEAGVPRDVLQYVQLDGRELGARLVSDPAVGRVILTGGYETAELFRSFRPDLPLLAETSGKNAIIVTPSADLDLAAKDVAYSAFGHAGQKCSAASLVVLVGSVATSERFRRQLIDAVRSYEVGAPEDGVNRIGPLIGPAEGKLLSALTELHPGQSWMLKPEKLDEDGQVWSPGIRDGVQRGSEFHRVEYFGPVLGVMTADTLTEAIDIVNDIDYGLTSGIHSLDDDEIQQWLANIQAGNAYVNRGTTGAIVQRQPFGGWKKAAVGAGSKAGGPNYLVGLSEWTDAAVRTTRPLDELGLSAAKLADATEIPGEDAAWLRGALATDIDAWGAEFGIVRDATGLVTEQNALRYQAVPVTLRYEGTRVAELVRVAAAGVRAGSRVTVSTASALPAAVVTWLGAHDVTVVTEDADAWGAHARRLADAGSRVRMIGADAAATAAAVNGSPSLAIYANPVVAAGRVELLTFLREQAVSITAHRFGTPHRYEIPLLQPVR, encoded by the coding sequence ATGACCACCTCCATGCGCTCCGATGATGCAGCCCTGTCCGACCTGGCGGACCTCGCCGATGACGCCATCGCCCTGGTGCGCAAGTGGCTCGTCGACAGCCGCGAGGTGCCCGTGGACGCCGCGGGCGCCCGCCTTGCCGGCGTCCTCCGCGACCCGAAGGGCCTGGATTTCACCGTCGGATTCGTCGACGGCGTGGTGCGACCCGAGGACCTGAAGGTCGCCGCCGCGAAGCTCAAGGAGCTCGTCCCGCTGACCCCCGCCTTCCTGCCCGCGATCATGCGCGGCGCGATCGGCCTGGGCGGCGCGACCGCCGGCATGCTCCCCGGCATCGTCGTGCCGTCGGCCCGCGCGGTGCTGCGGCAGATGGTGCGCCACCTCATCGTCGACGCCCGCGACGAGAAGCTCGGTGCGGCCATCAAGCACATCCGCGACTCCCAGGGCGTGAAGCTCAACATCAACCTGCTCGGCGAGGCCATCCTCGGCAAGGACGAGGCCGTCCGCCGCCTGGAGGGCACGCGGCGTCTGCTCCTGCGCGACGACGTGGACTACGTCTCCATCAAGGTGTCCTCCACGGTCGCGCCGCACAGCCCCTGGGCGTTCGACCAGGCCGTGGCGGAGGCATCCGAGGCGCTGCGGCCGCTGTACGAGATCGCCGCCAAGCCCGCGCGCGGGCCGAAGAAGTTCATCAACCTCGACATGGAGGAGTACAAGGACCTCGATCTGACCATCGCGGTCTTCACCGCCATCCTGGACCGCCCCGAGTTCCGCGACCTCGAAGCGGGCATCGTGCTGCAGGCGTACCTGCCCGACGCCCTGAGCGCCATGATGCGCCTGCAGGAGTGGGCGTCCGCGCGCGTCGCAGGAGGCGGCGCCCCCATCAAGGTGCGCGTCGTGAAGGGCGCCAACCTGCCGATGGAGACCGCCGATGCCGAAGCCCACGGATGGGAGCCGGCGACCTGGTCGAGCAAGCAGGAGTCCGACTCCTCCTACAAGGCCGTGCTCGAGTACGCCCTGCGCCCCGAGCACATCGGGAACGTGCGCATCGGCGTCGCCGGCCACAACCTGTTCGACATCGCCCTGGCCTGGCTGCTGGCCTCTCGGCGCGGAGTGCAGGACGGCGTCGAGTTCGAGATGCTGCTGGGAATGGCATCCGCGCAGGCCGCGGTCGTCAAGCGCACCGTCGGCTCGCTGCTGCTGTACACCCCCGTCGTGCACCCCGACGAGTTCGACGTCGCGATCGCCTACCTCATCCGCCGCCTCGAGGAGGGCGCCAGCCAGGAGAACTTCATGTCGGCGGTCTTCGACCTGGACGCCGACCCGAAGCTGTTCGAGCGCGAGAAGCAGCGCTTCCTGGCATCCGTCGCCGGAGTCCCCGCCGAAGTGCCCGGACCGAACCGCACGCAGGACCGCCGTCAGCCGCAGGCCCCGGGCCTGCGCGACGGCTTCGTCAACACCCCCGACACCGATCCCTCATTGGCGGCCAACCGCGAGTGGGCGGATGCGATCCGCTCCCGGATGCGGGGATCGACGCTCGGGAACGACACCGTCGCCGCGAACACGCTGCGCACCGCTGCGGAGGTCGACGAGCGCATCAGCACGGGTGTCGCGGCCGGCGAGGCCTGGCGTGCACTGGGCGTCGCAGGCCGTGCCGAGATCCTGCATCGCGCGGGTGACGCGCTCCAGGCCCGCCGTGCCGAGCTGCTCGAGGTGATGGGCTCCGAGGCCGGCAAGGTCATCGAGCAGGGTGACCCCGAGGTCTCCGAGGCCATCGACTTCGCGCACTACTACGCCGAGAGCGCCAAGCGGCTCGCCGACGTCGACGGCGCCGAGATGCACCCCGTCGCCCTGACCGTCGTCACCCCGCCATGGAACTTCCCCGTCGCGATCCCCGCGGGCTCCACGCTGTCGGCGCTGGCCAGCGGATCCCCCGTGATCATCAAGCCCGCCCGGCAGGCCAGGCGCTCGGGCGCCGTCATGGTCGAGGCGCTGTGGGAGGCGGGAGTACCGCGCGACGTGCTGCAGTACGTGCAGCTGGACGGACGCGAGCTGGGCGCCCGGCTGGTCAGCGACCCGGCCGTGGGCCGCGTGATCCTCACCGGCGGATACGAGACCGCCGAGCTGTTCCGCAGCTTCCGGCCGGATCTGCCGCTGCTGGCCGAGACCAGCGGCAAGAACGCCATCATCGTGACACCGTCGGCAGACCTCGACCTCGCCGCGAAGGACGTCGCGTACTCGGCGTTCGGACACGCGGGTCAGAAGTGCTCCGCGGCGTCGCTCGTGGTGCTGGTGGGCTCCGTCGCCACCTCGGAGCGGTTCCGGCGTCAGCTCATCGACGCCGTGCGCTCCTACGAGGTCGGCGCGCCCGAGGACGGGGTCAACCGCATCGGACCGCTGATCGGGCCCGCCGAGGGCAAGCTGCTCAGCGCCCTCACCGAGCTGCATCCCGGTCAGTCGTGGATGCTGAAGCCGGAGAAGCTCGACGAGGACGGCCAGGTGTGGAGCCCCGGCATCCGCGACGGCGTGCAGCGCGGCAGCGAGTTCCACAGAGTGGAGTACTTCGGCCCGGTCCTCGGTGTCATGACCGCCGACACCCTGACCGAGGCGATCGACATCGTCAACGACATCGACTACGGCCTCACCAGCGGCATCCACTCGCTCGACGACGACGAGATCCAGCAGTGGCTCGCGAACATCCAGGCCGGCAACGCGTACGTCAACCGTGGCACCACCGGTGCCATCGTGCAGCGCCAGCCGTTCGGCGGCTGGAAGAAGGCCGCCGTCGGGGCCGGATCCAAGGCCGGCGGCCCGAACTACCTGGTCGGGCTCAGTGAGTGGACGGATGCCGCGGTGCGGACCACCCGTCCGCTGGACGAGCTGGGGCTGTCGGCCGCGAAGCTCGCCGATGCCACGGAGATCCCCGGCGAGGACGCCGCGTGGCTGCGCGGTGCGCTGGCCACCGACATCGATGCCTGGGGCGCGGAGTTCGGCATCGTTCGCGACGCCACCGGCCTGGTCACCGAGCAGAACGCGCTGCGGTATCAGGCGGTGCCCGTCACACTCCGGTACGAGGGGACGCGCGTGGCCGAGCTGGTCCGGGTCGCCGCCGCCGGGGTGCGCGCGGGCTCCCGGGTGACGGTGAGCACGGCATCCGCTCTTCCCGCCGCCGTGGTCACCTGGCTGGGTGCGCACGACGTGACGGTCGTGACCGAGGATGCGGATGCCTGGGGCGCGCACGCGCGCAGGCTCGCGGACGCCGGCTCGCGGGTGCGCATGATCGGAGCGGATGCCGCCGCCACGGCCGCCGCCGTGAACGGCTCGCCGAGCCTGGCGATCTACGCGAACCCGGTGGTGGCCGCCGGTCGGGTGGAGCTGCTGACGTTCCTGCGCGAGCAGGCCGTGTCGATCACCGCGCACCGCTTCGGCACCCCGCACCGCTACGAGATCCCGCTGCTGCAGCCCGTGCGCTGA
- a CDS encoding carboxylesterase/lipase family protein, producing the protein MSADPIVPTPEGPVRGIRRADGTLAFLGIPYAAPPTGERRFLAPQPVAPWSEPLDATAYGPTPQRRPEDNAIIPEPSVPGDSTLNLNVFTPSPDGARPVLVWIHGGGFSAGSPASPWYDGHAFNRDGIVTVSVSYRLGFDGFGVIDGIPDNRGVRDWITALEWVQRSIRAFGGDPDRVTIAGQSAGGGAVLTLLGMPSAQQLFHRAISLSGALGDLPRTLARERSLRLAELVGTEPTSEGFRAVGERELTRRQHEASLLGKTGLAATTSTLTDGLPWGPVIDGELITRATPESLAAGIGSGKPLLLGATDDEFTMVFDSAPRMLRWVPVGLALRVVERSRAVRRNWRRANRDRRGTGAALGRFVTDRVFRSLVVRVAEARRNAGTWVYRFAWASPINGWAHHCLDVPFWFDCLTEEYVAAVTGPTPPQALADDMHAVAVAFVHDGEPGWPDWHTDPGTTRVFGDQPAISRSAYDDALPLL; encoded by the coding sequence ATGTCCGCAGACCCGATCGTCCCCACCCCGGAGGGGCCCGTCCGCGGCATCCGTCGTGCAGACGGGACGCTGGCCTTCCTCGGCATCCCGTACGCCGCTCCGCCCACGGGCGAGCGCCGCTTCCTCGCCCCACAGCCGGTCGCGCCGTGGAGCGAGCCGCTGGACGCGACGGCCTACGGCCCGACGCCGCAGCGCCGCCCCGAGGACAACGCGATCATCCCGGAGCCCAGCGTGCCCGGCGACAGCACCCTGAACCTCAACGTCTTCACCCCGTCGCCGGACGGTGCCCGCCCCGTGCTGGTGTGGATCCACGGCGGCGGGTTCTCCGCGGGGTCGCCGGCCAGTCCGTGGTATGACGGTCATGCCTTCAACCGGGACGGCATCGTGACCGTCTCGGTGTCATACCGGCTGGGCTTCGACGGGTTCGGCGTGATCGACGGCATCCCCGACAACCGCGGCGTGCGCGACTGGATCACGGCCCTCGAGTGGGTGCAGCGCAGCATCCGTGCGTTCGGAGGCGACCCGGATCGGGTCACCATCGCAGGACAGTCCGCGGGCGGCGGAGCCGTGCTCACACTGCTGGGCATGCCGAGTGCGCAGCAGCTGTTCCACCGGGCGATCTCGCTCAGCGGCGCCCTCGGCGATCTGCCGCGCACGCTCGCGCGCGAGCGCAGCCTCCGCCTGGCCGAACTGGTCGGCACCGAGCCGACGTCCGAGGGCTTCCGCGCCGTCGGCGAGCGGGAGCTGACTCGCCGTCAGCACGAGGCGTCACTGCTGGGGAAGACCGGCCTGGCGGCGACGACGTCGACACTCACCGACGGACTGCCCTGGGGGCCCGTCATCGACGGGGAGCTGATCACCCGAGCGACGCCCGAGTCCCTCGCGGCCGGCATCGGCTCCGGCAAGCCCCTGCTGCTGGGGGCGACGGACGACGAGTTCACGATGGTGTTCGACAGCGCGCCGCGGATGCTGCGGTGGGTCCCGGTGGGCTTGGCGCTGCGGGTCGTGGAGCGCTCCCGCGCCGTGCGGCGCAACTGGCGACGCGCGAACCGGGATCGCCGCGGAACCGGCGCGGCGCTGGGCCGCTTCGTCACAGACAGGGTGTTCCGCTCGCTCGTCGTGCGAGTCGCAGAGGCGCGGCGGAACGCCGGGACCTGGGTGTACCGGTTCGCGTGGGCCTCACCGATCAACGGCTGGGCGCATCACTGCCTGGATGTGCCGTTCTGGTTCGACTGCCTGACCGAAGAGTACGTCGCCGCCGTCACGGGCCCGACACCGCCGCAGGCCCTTGCGGATGACATGCATGCGGTCGCCGTGGCGTTCGTGCACGACGGGGAACCGGGTTGGCCCGACTGGCACACCGACCCCGGCACGACCCGGGTTTTCGGCGATCAGCCGGCGATCTCCCGCAGCGCCTACGACGACGCCCTCCCGCTGCTCTGA
- a CDS encoding helix-turn-helix domain-containing protein: MARRGAYAKGVAKREEILEAALRVVADQGYRRASVREIADAAGLSPAGLLHYFGSKEELFLAILQARDEHDARDHAGTAFLDAFLAVVRHNITVPGLVTLYAQLAAEAGDPGHPARDFFMARTANLREIAREEIAAAQRDGRIRADLDPEWVMRALHALADGLQTAWMLDPDIDMAADIEQFLLVIRPS, from the coding sequence ATGGCACGACGGGGGGCGTATGCGAAGGGCGTCGCCAAGCGGGAGGAGATCCTCGAGGCGGCGCTCCGGGTCGTCGCCGATCAGGGCTACCGTCGCGCCTCGGTGCGCGAGATCGCGGATGCCGCGGGGCTGAGCCCGGCCGGACTGCTGCACTACTTCGGGTCGAAGGAGGAGCTGTTCCTGGCCATCCTCCAGGCGCGCGACGAGCATGACGCCCGGGACCACGCCGGCACCGCCTTCCTCGACGCGTTCCTCGCCGTCGTCCGGCACAACATCACCGTTCCCGGCCTCGTGACGCTGTACGCGCAACTGGCCGCGGAGGCCGGCGACCCCGGGCATCCGGCCCGTGACTTCTTCATGGCCCGCACCGCGAATCTCAGGGAGATCGCCCGCGAGGAGATCGCCGCCGCGCAGCGGGACGGGCGGATCCGCGCCGACCTCGACCCGGAATGGGTGATGCGCGCTCTGCACGCCCTCGCCGACGGACTGCAGACCGCATGGATGCTCGACCCCGACATCGACATGGCCGCCGACATCGAGCAGTTCCTCCTCGTGATCAGGCCCAGCTGA
- a CDS encoding MFS transporter — protein sequence MSVPPSDPAPALAPTGTISATPPHAGAPAASPPATKRLLPSLLVTSLVLFATYGGLVSILLPSQVALIDEADKVGNLAIVTTTSFIFTLFAQPIAGALSDRTRSRFGRRAPWMVLGAVVGAIFLFGLGSLTDILWITVFWVIIQVALNFLQAPLTTITADRFPRSRRGTASAMMGLGMQLGMTVGVMLAAALGAQIGIGYSTFGAGVLVITVLFVLVNRDWSSKDSAVEPFRWAQFFAGFWINPRRHPDFFWAFTARFLLILGYFVVMTYQLYLLTDYIGMSLTAGQGAVVTLTLAALLPTVVAILVSGWWSDRVGRRKVFIYVASAVMVVGLLMPLLMPSMTGMILMSVINGIGFGLYSSVDAALMTEVLPSEGTAAGKDLGILNVATNIPQALSPAIAAVIITSLGGYAMLFVFAMVFVVLAAIAVAPIKGVR from the coding sequence ATGTCCGTACCTCCATCCGATCCCGCGCCCGCTCTCGCACCGACCGGCACCATCTCGGCGACTCCGCCTCATGCCGGTGCGCCCGCCGCGAGCCCACCGGCCACCAAGCGACTGCTGCCGAGCCTGTTGGTCACGTCGCTGGTCCTGTTCGCGACGTACGGCGGACTGGTCTCGATCCTGCTGCCGTCACAGGTCGCGCTGATCGACGAGGCCGACAAGGTCGGCAATCTCGCGATCGTCACCACGACCTCCTTCATCTTCACGCTGTTCGCCCAGCCGATCGCGGGTGCACTCAGCGACCGCACCCGCTCCCGGTTCGGGCGTCGCGCTCCGTGGATGGTCCTCGGGGCCGTCGTCGGCGCGATCTTCCTGTTCGGGCTGGGCTCGCTGACCGACATCCTGTGGATCACGGTGTTCTGGGTGATCATCCAGGTCGCCCTGAACTTCCTGCAGGCGCCCTTGACCACCATCACGGCCGACCGCTTCCCGCGGTCCCGGCGCGGCACTGCGAGCGCGATGATGGGCCTGGGCATGCAGCTGGGCATGACCGTCGGCGTCATGCTCGCCGCGGCTCTGGGCGCGCAGATCGGGATCGGCTACTCCACCTTCGGAGCGGGCGTGCTGGTCATCACCGTGCTGTTCGTGCTGGTGAACCGGGACTGGTCCTCGAAGGACTCCGCGGTGGAGCCGTTCCGCTGGGCGCAGTTCTTCGCGGGCTTCTGGATCAACCCGCGCAGGCACCCCGACTTCTTCTGGGCCTTCACGGCCCGCTTCCTGCTGATCCTGGGCTACTTCGTGGTGATGACCTATCAGCTGTACCTGCTCACCGACTACATCGGGATGTCGCTGACAGCGGGACAGGGAGCGGTGGTCACTCTGACTCTGGCCGCCCTGCTCCCGACCGTCGTGGCCATCCTCGTCTCGGGATGGTGGAGCGACCGCGTGGGTCGGCGCAAGGTGTTCATCTACGTGGCGTCGGCCGTGATGGTCGTCGGGCTGCTGATGCCCCTGCTCATGCCGAGCATGACGGGGATGATCCTGATGAGCGTGATCAACGGCATCGGCTTCGGACTGTACTCGTCGGTCGACGCGGCGCTGATGACCGAGGTGCTGCCCAGCGAGGGCACCGCCGCGGGCAAGGACCTCGGCATCCTGAACGTCGCCACGAACATCCCGCAGGCGCTGAGCCCGGCCATCGCCGCCGTGATCATCACGTCGCTGGGTGGGTACGCGATGCTGTTCGTGTTCGCCATGGTGTTCGTCGTGCTGGCCGCCATCGCGGTCGCCCCGATCAAGGGAGTGCGGTGA